One region of Armigeres subalbatus isolate Guangzhou_Male chromosome 3, GZ_Asu_2, whole genome shotgun sequence genomic DNA includes:
- the LOC134223905 gene encoding uroporphyrinogen decarboxylase isoform X1, with translation MLIALNRFTIVVGMFCTLVFLTLLLFFCSSSISSLSTSVVLDGGAVPLLPVSPNPSAVLSKVSGDFPPLKNDNLLRAARGEPVDRVPVWVMRQAGRYLPEFQEVRAKHDFFEVCRTPELACEVTMQPLRRFDLDASIIFSDILVIPQALGIAVEMHKGVGPVLPQPLVTPDDLERLNTTGSIDRLKYVGDAITMMRHMLDGKVPLYGFTGAPWTLMGYMIEGGGSKTMSKAKAWLSDYPEASNKLLNLLTDQIVDYLLMQVKAGAQIVQVFESSAEHLSKEQYLAVALPHLKRIRDDLHQKFADEGITPVPMTLFSKGAMHSLTEQSQIGYDVIGLDWTIDPEEARKLVGPNVTLQGNLDPQDMYKTPEELRELVLTMVRKFGKHRYIANLGHGITPQTPVESMSVLVQAVHDAL, from the exons ATGTTAATTGCACTGAACCGCTTTACAATCGTGGTAGGAATGTTTTGCACTTTAGTGTTTCTGACGTTGCTCTTGTTTTTTTGCTCTTCCTCAATATCGTCGTTATCAACGTCGGTAGTACTTGACGGTGGGGCCGTTCCTTTGCTTCCGGTGTCACCAAATCCTAGTGCAGTATTGTCAAAAGTTTCTGGT gacttcccaCCATTAAAGAATGATAACCTACTTCGAGCGGCTCGTGGAGAACCGGTAGATCGGGTTCCCGTATGGGTGATGCGCCAAGCTGGTCGCTACTTGCCCgaatttcaagaggttcgagcCAAGCATGACTTCTTCGAAGTGTGCCGAACCCCTGAGTTGGCTTGTGAGGTCACTATGCAACCGCTACGGCGGTTTGATCTGGATGCGTCCATAATATTCTCGGACATTCTCGTCATTCCCCAAGCTCTCGGAATAGCAGTGGAGATGCACAAAGGTGTTGGACCGGTTCTACCACAACCATTGGTCACCCCCGATGATTTGGAGCGACTCAACACAACAGGATCTATCGATAGGCTGAAGTATGTCGGTGATGCCATTACCATGATGCGGCACATGCTAGATGGGAAAGTACCGTTGTATGGCTTCACAGGAGCACCTTGGACCTTGATGGGCTACATGATCGAAGGGGGTGGCAGCAAAACAATGTCTAAAGCAAAAGCGTGGCTTTCTGACTACCCGGAGGCAAGTAATAAGCTTCTTAATTTGCTAACCGACCAGATTGTAGATTACTTGCTAATGCAAGTAAAAGCGGGTGCACAAATAGTTCAAGTATTCGAATCAAGTGCCGAACATCTGTCCAAGGAACAATACTTGGCCGTTGCCTTGCCCCATTTGAAACGGATTCGGGACGATTTGCACCAGAAATTCGCTGATGAGGGCATCACTCCAGTTCCCATGACGTTATTTTCTAAGGGTGCTATGCACTCTTTAACGGAACAATCTCAAATCGGCTACGACGTTATCGGATTGGATTGGACGATTGATCCAGAGGAAGCACGGAAGCTGGTGGGACCTAATGTGACACTGCAGGGCAATCTGGATCCTCAGGATATGTACAAAACACCTGAGGAACTGCGAGAACTGGTGTTGACTATGGTAAGGAAGTTTGGCAAGCATAGGTACATCGCCAATCTAGGTCATGGAATCACTCCTCAGACTCCTGTTGAAAGTATGAGTGTGTTGGTACAAGCAGTTCACGATGCGCTCTAA
- the LOC134223905 gene encoding uroporphyrinogen decarboxylase isoform X2: MVANKDFPPLKNDNLLRAARGEPVDRVPVWVMRQAGRYLPEFQEVRAKHDFFEVCRTPELACEVTMQPLRRFDLDASIIFSDILVIPQALGIAVEMHKGVGPVLPQPLVTPDDLERLNTTGSIDRLKYVGDAITMMRHMLDGKVPLYGFTGAPWTLMGYMIEGGGSKTMSKAKAWLSDYPEASNKLLNLLTDQIVDYLLMQVKAGAQIVQVFESSAEHLSKEQYLAVALPHLKRIRDDLHQKFADEGITPVPMTLFSKGAMHSLTEQSQIGYDVIGLDWTIDPEEARKLVGPNVTLQGNLDPQDMYKTPEELRELVLTMVRKFGKHRYIANLGHGITPQTPVESMSVLVQAVHDAL, translated from the exons ATGGTCGCCAACAAG gacttcccaCCATTAAAGAATGATAACCTACTTCGAGCGGCTCGTGGAGAACCGGTAGATCGGGTTCCCGTATGGGTGATGCGCCAAGCTGGTCGCTACTTGCCCgaatttcaagaggttcgagcCAAGCATGACTTCTTCGAAGTGTGCCGAACCCCTGAGTTGGCTTGTGAGGTCACTATGCAACCGCTACGGCGGTTTGATCTGGATGCGTCCATAATATTCTCGGACATTCTCGTCATTCCCCAAGCTCTCGGAATAGCAGTGGAGATGCACAAAGGTGTTGGACCGGTTCTACCACAACCATTGGTCACCCCCGATGATTTGGAGCGACTCAACACAACAGGATCTATCGATAGGCTGAAGTATGTCGGTGATGCCATTACCATGATGCGGCACATGCTAGATGGGAAAGTACCGTTGTATGGCTTCACAGGAGCACCTTGGACCTTGATGGGCTACATGATCGAAGGGGGTGGCAGCAAAACAATGTCTAAAGCAAAAGCGTGGCTTTCTGACTACCCGGAGGCAAGTAATAAGCTTCTTAATTTGCTAACCGACCAGATTGTAGATTACTTGCTAATGCAAGTAAAAGCGGGTGCACAAATAGTTCAAGTATTCGAATCAAGTGCCGAACATCTGTCCAAGGAACAATACTTGGCCGTTGCCTTGCCCCATTTGAAACGGATTCGGGACGATTTGCACCAGAAATTCGCTGATGAGGGCATCACTCCAGTTCCCATGACGTTATTTTCTAAGGGTGCTATGCACTCTTTAACGGAACAATCTCAAATCGGCTACGACGTTATCGGATTGGATTGGACGATTGATCCAGAGGAAGCACGGAAGCTGGTGGGACCTAATGTGACACTGCAGGGCAATCTGGATCCTCAGGATATGTACAAAACACCTGAGGAACTGCGAGAACTGGTGTTGACTATGGTAAGGAAGTTTGGCAAGCATAGGTACATCGCCAATCTAGGTCATGGAATCACTCCTCAGACTCCTGTTGAAAGTATGAGTGTGTTGGTACAAGCAGTTCACGATGCGCTCTAA